From Balearica regulorum gibbericeps isolate bBalReg1 chromosome 13, bBalReg1.pri, whole genome shotgun sequence, a single genomic window includes:
- the IRF8 gene encoding interferon regulatory factor 8 isoform X2, protein MCDRNSGRRLRQWLIEQIDSEMYPGLIWENEEKTMFRIPWKHAGKQDYNQEVDASIFKAWAVFKGKFKEGDKAEPATWKTRLRCALNKSPDFEEVTDRSQLDISEPYKVYRIVPEEEQKCKAGIANGSSLNDVTEMDCSSSAIDELIKEPPSVDEYLGIIKRSPSPPQETCRNPPIPDWWVQQPSPALPLMNGYSGYEQHHSGYSQMVINFFYSGRLVGHITTSCTEGCRISLSQPSSHGEKLYAPDALEHVRFPSADTIQNDRQKQITRKLFGHLERGVLLHSNKQGIFIKRLCQGRVFWSGNTMVYKDRPNKLDRDEVVKIFDTSLFFRELQQFYNNQGRFPDSRVILCFGEEFPDTVPLRYKLILVQVEQLCVRQVVEEAGKTCSSSPMLPIADETQHDQVYRIFQDICGMHQRPLFRENQQIAV, encoded by the exons ATGTGCGACCGCAACAGCGGGCGGCGACTCCGGCAGTGGCTGATCGAGCAGATCGACAGCGAGATGTACCCTGGGCTCATCTGGGAGAACGAGGAGAAAACCATGTTCCGCATCCCCTGGAAACACGCTGGGAAGCAGGACTACAACCAGGAGGTGGATGCCTCTATTTTCAAG gCCTGGGCTGTTTTCAAAGGCAAGTTCAAAGAAGGTGACAAAGCGGAGCCGGCCACGTGGAAGACACGACTGCGCTGTGCCTTGAACAAGAGCCCTGACTTTGAGGAGGTGACAGACAGGTCCCAGCTGGACATCTCCGAGCCCTACAAGGTCTACAGGATTGTGCCggaggaggaacagaaat GCAAAGCGGGCATTGCCAATGGGAGCAGCCTGAATGACGTCACAGAGATGGACTGCAGTTCCTCTGCGATCGATGAGCTCATTAAAGAG CCCCCCAGCGTAGACGAATATCTGGGCATCATCAAGAGAAGCCCCTCGCCCCCCCAGGAGACCTGCAGGAACCCCCCGATACCCGACTGGTGGgtgcagcagcccagccctg CGTTGCCCCTGATGAACGGATACTCCGGCTACGAGCAGCATCATTCAG GTTACTCCCAGATGGTGATCAACTTCTTCTACAGCGGGAGGCTGGTGGGCCACATCACCACCTCGTGCACCGAGGGCTGCCGGATCTCGCTCAGCCAGCCCTCCAGCCATGGTGAGAAGCTGTATGCCCCAGATGCCCTGGAGCATGTGCGGTTCCCTTCGGCTGACACCATCCAGAACGACCGCCAGAAGCAGATCACCAGGAAGCTCTTTGGGCACCTGGAGAGGGGTGTCCTGCTGCACAGCAACAAGCAAGGCATCTTCATCAAGaggctgtgccagggcagggtCTTCTGGAGTGGGAACACCATGGTCTACAAGGACAGGCCCAACAAACTGGACCGGGATGAGGTGGTGAAGATATTTGACACCAGCTTGTTCTTCAGAG aGCTCCAGCAGTTTTACAACAACCAGGGCCGCTTCCCGGACAGCAGAGTCATACTGTGCTTTGGAGAGGAGTTCCCAGACACGGTGCCCCTGCGGTATAAGCTCATCCTTGTCCAG GTGGAGCAGCTGTGTGTCAggcaggtggtggaggaggctGGGAagacctgcagcagcagccccatgcTCCCCATAGCTGATGAGACACAGCATGACCAGGTGTACAGGATCTTTCAGGACATCTGTGGGATGCACCAGCGGCCACTCTTCAGAGAAAACCAACAGATTGCTGTCTGA
- the IRF8 gene encoding interferon regulatory factor 8 isoform X1: MCDRNSGRRLRQWLIEQIDSEMYPGLIWENEEKTMFRIPWKHAGKQDYNQEVDASIFKAWAVFKGKFKEGDKAEPATWKTRLRCALNKSPDFEEVTDRSQLDISEPYKVYRIVPEEEQKCKAGIANGSSLNDVTEMDCSSSAIDELIKEGSGCPRHQTCSGLTQPPSVDEYLGIIKRSPSPPQETCRNPPIPDWWVQQPSPALPLMNGYSGYEQHHSGYSQMVINFFYSGRLVGHITTSCTEGCRISLSQPSSHGEKLYAPDALEHVRFPSADTIQNDRQKQITRKLFGHLERGVLLHSNKQGIFIKRLCQGRVFWSGNTMVYKDRPNKLDRDEVVKIFDTSLFFRELQQFYNNQGRFPDSRVILCFGEEFPDTVPLRYKLILVQVEQLCVRQVVEEAGKTCSSSPMLPIADETQHDQVYRIFQDICGMHQRPLFRENQQIAV, translated from the exons ATGTGCGACCGCAACAGCGGGCGGCGACTCCGGCAGTGGCTGATCGAGCAGATCGACAGCGAGATGTACCCTGGGCTCATCTGGGAGAACGAGGAGAAAACCATGTTCCGCATCCCCTGGAAACACGCTGGGAAGCAGGACTACAACCAGGAGGTGGATGCCTCTATTTTCAAG gCCTGGGCTGTTTTCAAAGGCAAGTTCAAAGAAGGTGACAAAGCGGAGCCGGCCACGTGGAAGACACGACTGCGCTGTGCCTTGAACAAGAGCCCTGACTTTGAGGAGGTGACAGACAGGTCCCAGCTGGACATCTCCGAGCCCTACAAGGTCTACAGGATTGTGCCggaggaggaacagaaat GCAAAGCGGGCATTGCCAATGGGAGCAGCCTGAATGACGTCACAGAGATGGACTGCAGTTCCTCTGCGATCGATGAGCTCATTAAAGAG GGCAGTGGCTGTCCAAGGCATCAAACCTGCTCTGGTCTCACACAGCCCCCCAGCGTAGACGAATATCTGGGCATCATCAAGAGAAGCCCCTCGCCCCCCCAGGAGACCTGCAGGAACCCCCCGATACCCGACTGGTGGgtgcagcagcccagccctg CGTTGCCCCTGATGAACGGATACTCCGGCTACGAGCAGCATCATTCAG GTTACTCCCAGATGGTGATCAACTTCTTCTACAGCGGGAGGCTGGTGGGCCACATCACCACCTCGTGCACCGAGGGCTGCCGGATCTCGCTCAGCCAGCCCTCCAGCCATGGTGAGAAGCTGTATGCCCCAGATGCCCTGGAGCATGTGCGGTTCCCTTCGGCTGACACCATCCAGAACGACCGCCAGAAGCAGATCACCAGGAAGCTCTTTGGGCACCTGGAGAGGGGTGTCCTGCTGCACAGCAACAAGCAAGGCATCTTCATCAAGaggctgtgccagggcagggtCTTCTGGAGTGGGAACACCATGGTCTACAAGGACAGGCCCAACAAACTGGACCGGGATGAGGTGGTGAAGATATTTGACACCAGCTTGTTCTTCAGAG aGCTCCAGCAGTTTTACAACAACCAGGGCCGCTTCCCGGACAGCAGAGTCATACTGTGCTTTGGAGAGGAGTTCCCAGACACGGTGCCCCTGCGGTATAAGCTCATCCTTGTCCAG GTGGAGCAGCTGTGTGTCAggcaggtggtggaggaggctGGGAagacctgcagcagcagccccatgcTCCCCATAGCTGATGAGACACAGCATGACCAGGTGTACAGGATCTTTCAGGACATCTGTGGGATGCACCAGCGGCCACTCTTCAGAGAAAACCAACAGATTGCTGTCTGA